In Nymphalis io chromosome 9, ilAglIoxx1.1, whole genome shotgun sequence, the genomic window GTGGGATATATATGTCGCCGACATCACCACACCTTTCGAAAACGCGACGCAAATCTTCTGGGGTTGTTCTATAGGTAAGATTATCCACTTTTAGTGAAACCATGCCATCAATACGTGGCGGCGGTCTACCGTAACTCATTTTGAAGATTTAATAATCTATCGTTGTTGTAAGAAACCTAAAAACACAATGTTCAAAAATAACTATCacagttacaaaacaaaatggcggAACTAGTAGGATTTTTCACAAAACTGAGCGTCCCACAAGCTAGTTCTTTCTAGAATGGCAAGGGAACGGAAGTGATAAAATGAATGTTAGTTACCGGACGCACGAGTGAATGAAcgctttaacattattattgttggCAGAATTGATtcgcacagattaaaaataaataggttctatgaaataaatgttatttgccCTTTAAAGAGTATTCTCTATGTTACATACGATTTTATTATCAGTCCGAgaagatttaattataaacgttatcTTAACAAaggattaatttgtattttttctatttagttCATTTTAATTTGCTGATACGTATGTGATAGCTACTATTTTGTTTGAACCGTATCAACGAGTTTTGAAATCGTTGCTATGggtacgaaatgaattattttatttatttaattaaatattaacaaaattattatcgaAGTAAATTTTTGGTTACAAAAATGACAGGAATTAAGCAAGTCagaaataaaaagttgttaCCGGACTTACGAAAAGAGGGTGACTTGGGAAAAGAAATTGTTTtatcaactaaaaaaaaacacggcGTCCCAACTGGGTCACGGCTTTTTTCACATCATACTTTAGCCAGCGTCAGAAAATTGAGTTTTTACCATCCTTTTTTGTAAGTAGGAAAAACGTGCCatttttgcttaaatattttaaaggctTTGTAAAAAATAGTCGTATTAAGTTATTTACAGCCTAAGATAAAAATTATGGTGATTTGAATAGTGTAAATGtcgcttaaaaaataaaataccatttTTGCCAAATACACGTATttcgatacaaataaaaaacttgtgcattgtttatttaaaaaaaaaagtttttccataatcttaaaatacaattacagtTTACCACATGATAGTCTGGATCTAGTTTTAGCAGCGACCTATAATCAATCGAGTGAGCATTTTGCTGATAAAGAAGATTTGCATTTGCAAGCTGAAACAATCGGTTGCGATACTTGGCGCCGCCTGAGGAACACCTACGATAAACTACCGCCAGTGGTTATTCCTTTGGTACgtacaaaaaaatatcgcaaaccAAATCAGTATTTGATATGCTTGGTAAATAATATGGTTgccttaattatttgttattgtgtctgtttttattaaatttgtactttTTAGGGTCATCCAATGAAACGAGGTGGCATCACAGAACGAAAATCACCGTTCAGTGTGAAGCTCATGAACTCAGGAGTTCACTCTTCACAAACGAATCCCGGATACAGCAGACAACCGGCTGGCGGCGCAATATTCTTCTATTAGTTTTATATGAGCTGTtcctcaaaataatattaaaataatatacatgttaGAAAGTAGATAAGATTTGCGATTTAGTTTAAAGCAAAGTTTATGTACATGTTATGAAATCTTATTGATTGAAtctcaattattaaaatgttattacgtcataaacattttaatagaaATGACTGTGTAATTTGAAAAATGAAACTTGGCAGTGTggtagttattaatatattaaaaacaaacgaattgaaggttttttttttaaataaagctattACTAAACTTTACCTTATTTATTCGAATAATAAAAGATTGcgaaattttataaagaagtttcttcattttataattatgtaaaattaattaatgtcacAGATAGGTTAAGCCTTCTTGCAGGAGTATGCATCTGGAgtcacgccgctccaatgcggttttGTTAAAGTTCACGTATTCAAACTACAGTGCCATCTCGTCTATATTCATCTGtcttatttcaaatcaaattgaTTGACTAATTTTGATAGAATTTAGCGTAACAAAACGAGCAAGTAACATAACCTAACTTGCCTAAAATCGGTTTAAAAAACGGTTTTGATCGCGGGCAAGATAATTTGATATGTGTGTCTTTGTAGGTTGTCTTTAGCAGCCGAAGGTATTTTTTGAGTCTGATGTAAGCccatattaaagttaaattatctaaatatataaatatatattaatagaataggaagccggacgagcatatgtgcatgtggtacctacccagacgaatttGGACAAAGAGATATCTATATCTCTAAGATTCTATTTTCATCTATAAGAtaacaaaacttaataatattagaataagaTAAAGGGTCCAATAaatttcatcagatattctaccgcaaaacagcagtacttggtattgttgtgttccggtttgaagggtgagtgagccagtgtaattacaggcacaagggacataacatcttagttcccaaggttggtggcgcattggtgatgtaagcgatggttaacatttcttacaacgccaatgtctaagggcgtttggtgaccacataccatcaggtggcccatatgctcgtccgccttcctattttataaaaaaaaaaaattgggccTGATGCTCTTTCTACATCGTAAATCTCCCAATAAATCTATTGTCTGCtgcaacacaaaatatatagaattacaaATCGTACAATATCATGTGTTCTTAAATAATACCTATCTGCTTAAATACATAggccaaaaatatttatcgtcaCTTCTTTTAAAATAGCATATATGACAGATGAAATTAGGCATAACGcgaatattatatcttaaacaattttttatcaaaaattatataaatgaattttattctattaactactctaaaactataaattttaatggatTTTGTTAACTCACTCGGTtagtaatatacaatttaaattattttaaattaaatttgataattttaataatatttttatttaattaagatctAGATTCCGCAAATGACAAATGTAATCGAGTACGATCGTGGTATTTGTACGAACAGTATAGGTCGTTGGAACAGAATCAACTAGACGCTGCCCAAAGACTGAAGAATAAATCATACCAAGATAAGATTTTAAAACAGGAACTTAGTGAGAGACGAGCACGGCGCAGACTATGCGACCAGTTTGGATTATGTCAGAGTGAATCTAAACTAGACAGGAGTGTACGCAGTGTACCTTCGAATGTTTACCTTAATGATGATGACCTTTTTGAAAGCTTTAGTGAACTTCACGATGAGTATGAATTGGAAAACTACGAAGACAATAACAGTCACGATTCAGAAACTAGCAATGAAATTGAAGACTTTACAAGTGTTGCTAACATAAAAGAGGCTAATACTGCGAATTTGAATGATGTTgctgaaaatgttaaaattgataAAGTGGATAATGATATAAGAGAAGAACTGGAAACTGTCAAGAAGAACATtgcagaaaatataaatttacagttagaaactgtgaaggaaaacataaaaTGCTTGGAAAAATACGCTAAATTTGACGATGAGGCGGAAATATCAGATGTAGACGatgttactataaatattcCCAGAGAATCAGATGTTAATTATCTtactaactataaattaaaaaatattaaggacGATAACAGCGTGCTAAAAGTGTGGGCGAATTTTGTTGACTTTGCCTACAAGATGATTCATTTAAACCATGGTATGTACCATTGTATTTATTGacgaaaaaaatgttattattatcgcCTATACCGTTACATAagtaataactatataatttacCTATGTGAAGTTTTTTGAAACGTAAGAAAAgatgataaatattaacaatggcCTTAACCGATGTAAAAATAAAGCCTATTGTTATTGTTCAGAGTTTATATGATTACATAGCTTGACATAGCGCATGATATACGGGATACTGTAAATCTCAGTCTACATTTTAGGTTAAAAGTTTAAATCTTACGAGTTTGACTTAGGCGTTAAATGTTtcttttcgtttttaattacaGGTAACTGTTATTACGAATACAGTTCGCAAATACTCACAGCTGTGTTGGCATGCGATGTTCTCTTTCGCGGAGTCAGcagaatatgtatgtattgtgtTTGTATAAAACCGATTaagcatttacttatttagGGTTACTTACTTTTCTCATGTATCATGAGATagcaaacttaaatatattcacaTCGTCATTAgagatttatacaaattattcacTGATATCTGATAGTCATTATATTTCCTGgcatataattgttaattatgtcTTCCTAAACGATTACGGCCACGACGGCTTTTCTCAGCcgatacaaaataaatgtgaagaagatattatagtgcccaAATTTGTACGCACTTGGAAAAGCTTTGGTAGACTTACTATTATCTCAGTCATTATCCGACAGGATGACAATCTGACATCTTCAGAGAGAGTTCAGGCATAGGACCAACTGTTTTACgtgcttttttatagaataggaaggcggacgagcatatgggctacctgatggtaagtggtcaccaacgcccatagacattggcattgtaagaaatgttaagcatcccttacatcaccaatgcgccaccaactttgggaactgagatgatatgtcccttgtgccttaaattacactggctcactcgtcttcaaaccggaacacaagaataccaagtattgctgtaatgagtgggtggtacctacccatacgagcttgcacaaagctctaccaccagtactttcTGAAGCAAGAGATTGTAAAAACTgaattgagaattttcgacagaaaaaacccaataacactTTACTGGCCCTACTTATCATTTCACTCAGAACCTTAAATCTATGCAGCATTTCCACATGATGCATAGGCaggcaatttaataaaatgtacttagtattttaaaatttgattttctttttgaataataacacaattttaGGTAATTATTTGCAGACTTACGTTTCACCGATAAATTGTAGCGATTCTGAAACctcttttatagataataaaaaaataaaacgaaaaaaaccAGTTCATTATGAAAAAAAGAACAGATGCAACTGGGCCACGGaggtaattattgtaatttctaaTCGTACTAGATGtgcaatttgtgtttataattcatctcgtgcttgtcggaAAGCATCGTGAGGTGTTTATGTGTCTGATGAAAATATTCCACATGTATATCCACATTGCATTTTAGTTATCTACAAATCTTgtctttataaagaaaaaaaatactttagtcaacagtgagacatttagaggcttttatttacttaattctagttatattaaactttatttcaatatttccatacatgaatattatattttcagctTCACTTGGCGAATAGAAATAAACATAGCAATAAATTGCGTaactgtaacaaaaaatatcattcgGATTGTGAGCGATATAACTGTTGTAAGAACTCATTTGAAAACTTCTTAAATGATGTCAAATGTCGTGGTACCAGTGAACCTTTACGCAGTACATCAAAGCTTTCAGGCTGTAAAAAATACagcgaaaaatatattaaaaaaccacGACAATTTCTAAGAGAGAAATGTTCAAAAgtaaatttttgtaaatgtcATCGTATTAAGAACTGTATTAATCCAATATTACAACTTGTCCGATATATCGAAATTTTACTGCAGGatattatagatttataaaatgtgatgccttgtttcatttaaaacttatttataaaaaaaaaactgataaatttaatcaatcaacTTTGTCTTTGATTCAATGCGGCAAATATTAAAAGGCAAAGGACATCACCTATTTTGGTTCAAAAGAGAAAGTGTCGGTTAAATAGTAGTAGTAAGTGTCGAATAGGGtacaatagaaaattaaaaatactaacaaatatttaacattttattacacatCGCCTGTACAACAGATAATTTATGCTGCAAATACACAGATTGTAGAATACTatctatgattattataataagaaaacctCTCCCATATATGTATTTAGGTAATAACACTTGAAAAGGaaaataaagcaattttaaGAATATCATATCCATATAATTTCGCCGTgccatttcaaaataaaattatattataattatatgactgttgtacgaaaaaaaaacataacatacatttatgtatGGCGAAATTAGATTGGCGCCATATTGtttgattctaattttaattcaaatataatcatCAAATGTTACAACATA contains:
- the LOC126770861 gene encoding uncharacterized protein LOC126770861 isoform X3 codes for the protein MDFVNSLDLDSANDKCNRVRSWYLYEQYRSLEQNQLDAAQRLKNKSYQDKILKQELSERRARRRLCDQFGLCQSESKLDRSVRSVPSNVYLNDDDLFESFSELHDEYELENYEDNNSHDSETSNEIEDFTSVANIKEANTANLNDVAENVKIDKVDNDIREELETVKKNIAENINLQLETVKENIKCLEKYAKFDDEAEISDVDDVTINIPRESDVNYLTNYKLKNIKDDNSVLKVWANFVDFAYKMIHLNHGNCYYEYSSQILTAVLACDVLFRGVSRISSLGE
- the LOC126770861 gene encoding uncharacterized protein LOC126770861 isoform X1 — protein: MDFVNSLDLDSANDKCNRVRSWYLYEQYRSLEQNQLDAAQRLKNKSYQDKILKQELSERRARRRLCDQFGLCQSESKLDRSVRSVPSNVYLNDDDLFESFSELHDEYELENYEDNNSHDSETSNEIEDFTSVANIKEANTANLNDVAENVKIDKVDNDIREELETVKKNIAENINLQLETVKENIKCLEKYAKFDDEAEISDVDDVTINIPRESDVNYLTNYKLKNIKDDNSVLKVWANFVDFAYKMIHLNHGNCYYEYSSQILTAVLACDVLFRGVSRICNYLQTYVSPINCSDSETSFIDNKKIKRKKPVHYEKKNRCNWATELHLANRNKHSNKLRNCNKKYHSDCERYNCCKNSFENFLNDVKCRGTSEPLRSTSKLSGCKKYSEKYIKKPRQFLREKCSKVNFCKCHRIKNCINPILQLVRYIEILLQDIIDL
- the LOC126770861 gene encoding uncharacterized protein LOC126770861 isoform X2 encodes the protein MDFVNSLDLDSANDKCNRVRSWYLYEQYRSLEQNQLDAAQRLKNKSYQDKILKQELSERRARRRLCDQFGLCQSESKLDRSVRSVPSNVYLNDDDLFESFSELHDEYELENYEDNNSHDSETSNEIEDFTSVANIKEANTANLNDVAENVKIDKVDNDIREELETVKKNIAENINLQLETVKENIKCLEKYAKFDDEAEISDVDDVTINIPRESDVNYLTNYKLKNIKDDNSVLKVWANFVDFAYKMIHLNHGNCYYEYSSQILTAVLACDVLFRGVSRIYLRFTDKL
- the LOC126770862 gene encoding protein CFAP276; its protein translation is MTGIKQVRNKKLLPDLRKEGDLGKEIVLSTKKKHGVPTGSRLFSHHTLASVRKLSFYHPFFLPHDSLDLVLAATYNQSSEHFADKEDLHLQAETIGCDTWRRLRNTYDKLPPVVIPLGHPMKRGGITERKSPFSVKLMNSGVHSSQTNPGYSRQPAGGAIFFY